Genomic window (Marinobacter fonticola):
CGCATCGCCCTGCAAATTGAGCAATTGCGCGAAAAAGACACGCTGCGCCGGAGACTGGTGGCGCAGGTATCCCACGACTTGCGTACCCCATTGGCGTCCATGCAGGGCTACGTGGAAAGCCTGCGCATGAAACGCGACCGGCTGTCTCCGGACGAGCAGGCACAATTTCTCGATATCGCCCTTGAAGAGGGACGACGCCTGTCCCATCTAGTGGATGAGCTCTTCGAACTCGCCGCACTGGAAGCCCGTGAAAAACAGCCACGCCTGGAACCCTTCGCCCCGGCGGAGCTGATTCACGATGTGGCCCAGAAGCACGGTCCCGAAGCCGCCCGCAAAGGCATCGAGCTGAAAGTCATCGGCGATCCGGCTCTGCCCATGGTCTTGGGAGATCTGGGCATGACCGAGCGGGTGCTGGACAACCTGATCCGCAATGCCCTGGAATACAGCCCGGAGAAGGCCGAGGTCGAGCTGCATCTGGCACAAACCGAGGCGGGTTTGAAGGTCGTCGTCAGCGATAGCGGACCGGGTATCGCCGAGCAGGATCTGCCTCACGTATTCGATCCCCTGTATCGCGGCGATAACCGCGAAACGCCCGGTCATGCCGGCTTGGGGCTGGCCATCGCCCGGCGCATCATGGACATGCAGGGCGGGGCGATTAGCGTCTGCAACCGCGATAGCGGGGGGGCCGCCTTTGAAATTGTTTTGCCCTTTCAGCCCAAGGCCAACGCCAGCCAGTGATCCTGTCGGCGTTATGAATTCGTAACTTATTGGCGAAGAGGGTGTGAATCTTTCTCGCCATAGTGGAGTCTCAGAATTGAGACTAAAAGAGAGGTAAGCGGTATGAAACGCATGTTTCTGGGCGCGGCATTGATCCTGATGGCAGGCCTTGTGGGCCTGCAGGTCAGTGCGGCCGACGAGGAAAAGAAAGACAGCAAGTACGCACCGGACGACCCCTCGCTATCGGTCGCAACCTTTGCGGGCGGCTGCTTCTGGTGTGTGGAAGCAGGCTTCGAGAAAATCCCCGGCGTGGTTGAAGCCGTCTCCGGCTACAGCGGCGGTAACGAGAAAGACCCAACCTATGAGCAGGTCGCCTCCGGACAGACCGGCCACACCGAAACGGTGCAGGTTTATTACGATCCGAAGGTGATCACCTACCAGGGGCTGTTGCAAGGGTTCTGGCGCTTTATGGACCCGACCGATGCCAACGGCCAGTTCGTGGATCGTGGCAAGCAGTATCGTCCGGCGATTTTCTATCACAACGGCAAGCAGAAGCGCTTGGCCGAGGCTTCCAAGCAGGCGCTGAAGGATTCGGGCCGCTACAAGAAGCCGGTGGTGATCGAAGTCGTCCCGTTCGAATCCTTCTACGTGGCCGAGGATTACCACCAGGACTACTACAAAGAGAATCCGGTCCGCTACAAGGTCTACACCTTCAACTCCGGCCGCTTCCAGTTTATCGAAAAGGTCTGGGGCGAAGATCAGGAGATCGACTTCTCAAACTACAGTCCGGAGAACATGGCCTCCGATAGCGAAGCTGACGGCAACGACCAAGCGTCCCATCGCCAGGGCAAAGGCTTCAACGAGGACAATTTCGTCATACCCAGCGACGAGAAGCTCAAGCAAATGCTGACGCCCATGCAATACAAGGTCACCCAGGAAGATGGGACCGAGCCGGCGTTCGAGAACGCCTATTGGGATAACAAACAGGAAGGTCTCTACGTGGACATCGTCTCCGGCGAGCCGCTGTTCTCCTCTGCGGACAAATACAAGTCCGGCACCGGCTGGCCCAGCTTCGTGCGCCCGATCGAACCGGAAGCCGTAGTGGAAAAGGAAGACAAATCCTGGTTCATGACCCGCACCGAGATTCGCAGCAGTGTAGCGGATTCGCACGTGGGCCACGTATTCAAAGATGGCCCGGCACCCACCGGCCTGCGCTACTGCATGAACTCGGCGGCGATGAAGTTTATTCCCAAGGCTGAGATGCAAGCTGCCGGGTATGGCGCGTATATGGATGAGGTTGGGCCGCCCCGGAGTTGATTGGTGAGTCGTTGAATTTTGCTGCCTGCGTGGCTTACCCCAAGAGTTGCGTAGGCAGATTGTTTTTTCCTCTCATTGTTTTGTTTCCCCCTCCGCAGAATTTTCCTGTTGCCTACCAGCTTTTGGCCCAGTATTGCTGGGAAAACGGTCGTTGCGACCGTGATTTTTGGTGGTCATTTAAAACAGCAAAAATTTTTGTATAAAACATTGGGTTGTGTTGATAGGTAAAGATCGGGATATGAGGCGTGGCGACCGTTTTGCCGGAAAGGAATTCTTGGTTCAGCATGTCGCAAGCATTGACGTGCCAAGGGCTGCGGGCTAGTTTGAGGCGAGATTTGGAAATGAGATATTGGTCGCCGAGATATTGGGCTTGGGGACTCATATACAAAGGTTAAGAGCAAGGAGAGGTAGGTGCCAAGACCACCAACAGATCGAGAAATTTTGCAGAAGATTCACGATCGATACCTTGATCAATTTGGTCAGTTCGAGCGTGATAATCCAGAACACGAGAGGTCGTCAAAGATCTACGTGCCTATTGATTGCAGTGCTATTGCGAACGATCTGCGTGTGGACCCAGACATAGTGTTTGGCCGTCTTTACTACCACCTCGACAAAAAGTACGGCTACGCCCAAGACAATGGTGCAAAGGTCCATTTGTTCACAATGGTTATCGGAGAGGATCGGCACGCAGTAAATTTCCCGATGCTTTCTGCAGTGCTTGCGGAACTTCAGCAATCGTGGTTTCGATTTACTGCACCATTGATCATTTCTGGTATTGCACTAGTGGTATCGGTAATCAGCCTTGTTTGCTAGGACTCTTAACAATCGCAGGCACGGCGACGGCTTTTCCATTGCGGCTCTGCCTCCATTCCAAAGCCGCGCGTGCTGCGGGCGTTAACTGCTACCAAGTGTTGAGCATATGAACAAGTACTTAGAAGAAACGAAATTTGCTGCTTCCTCACTGATTGACCTCATTTGGGCTGATTTTGAAAAGTTGGAAGACCTAAATGCTCAGTTGAAAAGGCTAACGGCCGATTTTGACGTAAGGTATCAGGTATTTTTATCTAATGAATTTCATCCGGCTGCTAATCATTATCATGCACAAATGGCTAAAGCTTACCAAGGCATGGTTAAACCTAAAGCGGAGTTAGAGTGCAAGATCAACGATGTATCTAAAAGTATTGATGCAAAGTCGGCCTCAATAGCAGCGCTTTCAGGCGCGATCTTGCAAATTGCGAAGCAGTGCATTTCGCTTCGATATGGAAAACCACAAAACGCTCCTGACGGTGACGATATCGGCGGCGCCCTCATCAAAGACATTGTCTGGGAGGGGCGCAACCAAAGTATTCACTACGAAAACCCCAAAGAAATATCAGAGAATGTGGTTGCTCTATTTGTCAAGCTGGATGCCATAAGAGCTGATGGTAATACATGGGATGCTAAGTCTCAAACCAACTTTGCCTTTGAAATAGTAAATTTCCTAGGTTGGCGTACCTATGGTGATTTTGAGGCGCATTTAAAATCAATAAAGAGCAAGAAAGGCAGTTAACAATGGCAGCACCCGGCCATTTTTGCTCCGGCTTCGCCTCCACAAAAATGGCCGGGTGCTGCCGGCGTTAGGCATACCCACATGAAAGATATAGAGAGCCTCGTCAGGGCCCTAAAGCAAAATTTTACTGATTCGGATTTCATGCCAGTGAAGACCGAGTTGATAGATAGTCTCGAGGAGAAATATCCAGGCGTACCCGCCGATCTAAAACAGCTATATGAGACTCTTGGATACGGAAGTATCGGGCATTCACATTACATGATTCATGTTCCCACGGAACCGACCGATATTTACGATGAAGAAACGGCAGCCGAACTTTCAGGAGTAATAATTGTTGGCGACGATTTTGCTGGATATTGCGAAGCTTATGACACGAGAAACGACTGGGAATTCGGTTACATAGGTGACGACGGTGTTTTCGAGACTCACGCGCCAGAGTTTGAGAGTTTCACTGATTTTTTGGCCAAACAGTATGGCGCTGAGCAAAATGCCTAACAATCGGCTGCACAGCGACCTGGACTTCCCCTAATTTAGTAGACACGCATCGATAGCTCCCAAGCAGGGGAAGACCGATGCCAGAAATGATCACGGGGAAGAAAACCCAGCAGTACAGCACTGAGTTCAAAGTCAAAGCGGTGGAGTGGAGCCACCAGGCCCACCGGAGCGTCAAGGGCGTCGCGGAAGCGCTGGATATTCATCCCTTCATGCTGTCACGCTGGCGAAAGGAATACCGTGAGGGAAAGTTCGCCATGAAGCGTGTCAAGAAAGCACCCGCCCAAGCCAAGCAGCAAATCAAAGAGCAAGATGAGATCAACCGCCTGAAGCGCCAGATCGCCGAGCTTCGGGAGGAAAACGACATCCTAAAAAAGTTTCAACGCTTTCAAGCCGAGGAACGACGGAAGCGTTCCGGTTCGTCTGGAAACACCGACGGGAACACGGAGTAAAGGCGCTGTGCCGCCACCTGAATATCTCGCGGTCTGGCTACTATGCCTGGATAAACCGCGAACCCAGCCAGAGAGCGGCTGAGAATGCCGACTTGCTGTTCAAGATTCGTCGTACCTACAGTGCCAGCAGCGGGCGTTATGGCAGCCCTCGCGTGTATCAGGCTTTGCGCCGTGAAGGTGTTGAGGTCGGCGAGAACCGGGTGGCTCGCCTGATGCGGGAATGGGGTATGAGGGCGCGTGTATCGCGTGTCTATCGGCAAATGACCAAGCGCCGAGACGCAGCTAAAACGCTCCCGAACTACCGTCTGGAGGAGGCCAAGCCGAAGGCGATCAACCAGCACTGGAGCAGTGATGTCACCTACATCAAGCTGGGGCGGAAATACGTGTTCCTAGCGGTTGTGCTGGATCTGTTCTCGCGTCGCATCGTCAGTTGGCGACTGGGTGAAAACCTGAATGCTGACTTCTCTCGCGCGACGCTCCGAGAGGCCTTCAAGACAAGAGAACCAGC
Coding sequences:
- the msrB gene encoding peptide-methionine (R)-S-oxide reductase MsrB, with protein sequence MKRMFLGAALILMAGLVGLQVSAADEEKKDSKYAPDDPSLSVATFAGGCFWCVEAGFEKIPGVVEAVSGYSGGNEKDPTYEQVASGQTGHTETVQVYYDPKVITYQGLLQGFWRFMDPTDANGQFVDRGKQYRPAIFYHNGKQKRLAEASKQALKDSGRYKKPVVIEVVPFESFYVAEDYHQDYYKENPVRYKVYTFNSGRFQFIEKVWGEDQEIDFSNYSPENMASDSEADGNDQASHRQGKGFNEDNFVIPSDEKLKQMLTPMQYKVTQEDGTEPAFENAYWDNKQEGLYVDIVSGEPLFSSADKYKSGTGWPSFVRPIEPEAVVEKEDKSWFMTRTEIRSSVADSHVGHVFKDGPAPTGLRYCMNSAAMKFIPKAEMQAAGYGAYMDEVGPPRS
- a CDS encoding IS3 family transposase (programmed frameshift), which produces MPEMITGKKTQQYSTEFKVKAVEWSHQAHRSVKGVAEALDIHPFMLSRWRKEYREGKFAMKRVKKAPAQAKQQIKEQDEINRLKRQIAELREENDILKKSTLSSRGTTEAFRFVWKHRREHGVKALCRHLNISRSGYYAWINREPSQRAAENADLLFKIRRTYSASSGRYGSPRVYQALRREGVEVGENRVARLMREWGMRARVSRVYRQMTKRRDAAKTLPNYRLEEAKPKAINQHWSSDVTYIKLGRKYVFLAVVLDLFSRRIVSWRLGENLNADFSRATLREAFKTREPAPGLLFHTDRGIEYRARKTQALLKRHQVRHSMNRPGQCTDNAEVESFFKTLKGELLQATSFVTLRQLRKHINNYIEVFYNRQRLHSGLGYRTPLEFEEIN